The Dendropsophus ebraccatus isolate aDenEbr1 chromosome 3, aDenEbr1.pat, whole genome shotgun sequence genome includes a region encoding these proteins:
- the SLC1A1 gene encoding excitatory amino acid transporter 3: MGKKMRKGCDCKRVLRNNWLLITTVVAVVLGIGLGVLVREYGKLSNLDKIYFAFPGEILMRMLKLIILPLIVSSMITGVAALDSSVSGKIGLRAIVYYFCTTVIAVILGIVLVVTIKPGVSQSADEIDRTGSTPEVTTVDALLDLLRNMFPENLVQACFQQYKTKREELNPSKETDKNSTIEKNDTFSLFSTVVQENITKEYKIVGLYTDGVNVLGLIVFCLVFGIVIGKMGEKGQVLVDFFNALNEATMQIVQIIMWYMPLGILFLIAGKIIEVNDWEIFRKLGLYMATVLSGLAIHSVIVLPLIYLIIVRKNPFRFAMGMAQALLTALMISSSSATLPVTFRCAEEKNRIDKRITRFVLPVGATINMDGTALYEAVAAVFIAQLNDMNLDVGQIVTISVTATAASVGAAGVPQAGLVTMVIVLSAVGLPADDVTLIIAVDWLLDRFRTMVNVLGDAYGTGIVEKLSKKELEQMDITSEVNIANPFAIEPSILKNEEDSEGKKSYVNGGFAVDKSDNISFTQTSQF; the protein is encoded by the exons GTATTGGACTTGGGGTTTTGGTTCGTGAATATGGAAAACTTTCCAACTTGGATAAGATTTACTTTGCTTTCCCTGGAGAGATTCTTATGCGAATGCTAAAGCTGATCATTTTGCCATTGATTGTATCCAGCATGATCACAG GTGTTGCTGCTTTGGATTCCAGTGTATCTGGGAAAATTGGTTTGCGCGCTATTGTGTACTATTTTTGCACTACAGTCATAGCTGTTATTCTCG GAATTGTTCTGGTTGTTACCATCAAACCTGGGGTGTCTCAAAGTGCAGATGAAATTGACAGAACAGGGAGTACACCAGAAGTCACTACCGTGGATGCACTGCTCGATCTATTAAG AAATATGTTCCCGGAAAATCTTGTCCAGGCATGTTTCCAACAG tacaAGACCAAGCGTGAAGAGCTGAACCCATCAAAGGAAACTGACAAGAACAGCACCATTGAGAAGAACGATACTTTCAGTCTGTTTTCGACAGTAGTTCAGGAG AACATAACAAAGGAATACAAAATCGTTGGCCTTTACACCGATGGAGTCAATGTCTTAGGCCTCATTGTCTTCTGTCTCGTATTCGGTATTGTAATTGGAAAAATGGGTGAAAAGGGCCAAGTTTTGGTGGATTTTTTTAATGCACTAAATGAGGCAACAATGCAAATAGTCCAAATCATCATGTG GTACATGCCCCTTGGCATCTTATTTTTAATTGCAGGGAAGATAATTGAAGTTAATGACTGGGAGATTTTCCGCAAGCTTGGCCTTTATATGGCAACAGTGCTCAGTGG ACTGGCCATTCATTCTGTTATAGTGTTGCCACTTATTTATCTTATAATTGTGCGGAAGAATCCTTTCCGTTTTGCAATGGGTATGGCACAGGCTCTTCTTACGGCTCTTATGATATCATCCAG CTCAGCAACTTTACCAGTAACTTTCCGTTGCGCTGAGGAAAAGAACCGGATAGACAAACGGATAACAAGATTTGTACTACCGGTGGGAGCCACTATCAATATGGATGGAACAGCACTCTATGAGGCAGTGGCAGCAGTGTTCATTGCACAGCTAAATGACATGAACCTGGATGTTGGTCAGATTGTCACTATTAG TGTGACAGCTACAGCCGCCAGCGTAGGAGCTGCCGGGGTACCTCAGGCCGGCCTGGTTACTATGGTGATTGTTCTTAGTGCCGTGGGGCTTCCAGCAGATGATGTCACTCTTATTATTGCTGTTGACTGGCTTCT GGATCGATTTAGGACCATGGTAAATGTTCTTGGTGATGCATATGGAACTGGGATAGTTGAGAAACTCTCTAAGAAAGAATTGGAGCAAATGGATATCACATCAGAAGTTAACATTGCCAACCCTTTTGCCATTGAGCCAAGTATACTGAAAAATGAGGAGGACAGTGAGGGGAAAAAGTCTTACGTGAACGGAGGATTTGCTGTGGATAAATCTGATAATATATCTTTCACTCAGACATCGCAGTTCTGA